One Corythoichthys intestinalis isolate RoL2023-P3 chromosome 9, ASM3026506v1, whole genome shotgun sequence DNA window includes the following coding sequences:
- the LOC130922395 gene encoding RNA-binding protein 15-like yields MKEKDRSPVRKRSRMPDDCKERRGSLPSRRTGELLAVASNNGNSYVSASSRRSLPGDKRDSYSDIRPGNGYDYGVPPAVLASRSDPRSSESEYNTLKISELGSHLNDEDIEDGLFHEFKKFGNVSVKMSRENGEKVAFVNFRKPEDARAAKHARGRLVLFDRPLKVDLVYNNRRRSRSPLSKDNFPTGQRHVPPQRTLSPTGLGYRDFRLQQMALSNLPPPPLPHLTDVERDAYYSLYDARNHAAFLPEFHNDNSSADDQRANRTLFLGNLDVSLTENDLRRAFDRFGTITEVDIKRAARGQNNFGFVKFENLDMAHRAKVAMSGKMLGRNPVKIGYGKPTPTTRLWVGGLGSWVSLSALAKEFDRFGTIRTIDYRKGESSAYVQYESLDAAQAACANMRGFPLGSSDRRLRVDFADTEQHYKQQQQYNQPPLALPHYDSITPAFDHRFTDPIRERSPLLPPRFRERELSSPAEWSGLGVHERTRGSGFPAHLERLSREPWTAEREWELQRGEGSRRRRHPEHAWRTDRSPDHNGTPRNGSPVNGGGDSDGERLPRSGRPSPTRGRPNSQDRRRRPLSPTAAPSNSQRERKRKPADKLKSPAGKDDVSGRTSAQKLSHVWQGVLLLKNSSFPTALHLLEGDMAVVSRLLQEGSKDVQASQLKISQRLRMEPPKLEEVSRRIKAAGPGGYSVLLAVPVKSDDAPPDGKDSMERPLKNLVSYLKQKEAAGIVSLPVGGARAKEHSGVLHAFPPCEFSMQFMDESAKAFAKSDDDYMVMVIIRGAS; encoded by the coding sequence ATGAAGGAGAAAGACCGCTCGCCAGTGAGGAAACGCTCTCGGATGCCAGATGACTGCAAAGAGCGAAGAGGAAGTCTCCCTAGCAGGCGGACGGGAGAGTTGTTGGCCGTCGCCAGCAACAACGGCAACAGCTACGTCTCCGCCTCGTCCAGAAGAAGCTTACCGGGTGACAAAAGAGACAGTTATTCGGACATTCGGCCCGGTAATGGCTATGACTACGGAGTTCCGCCCGCCGTCCTCGCTTCACGCAGCGACCCGCGCTCCTCTGAAAGTGAGTACAATACTCTTAAAATTAGTGAACTGGGCTCGCATCTGAACGACGAAGACATCGAAGACGGACTATTTCACGAGTTTAAGAAATTTGGAAACGTGAGTGTGAAAATGAGTCGGGAAAACGGCGAGAAGGTGGCGTTCGTCAACTTCCGGAAGCCCGAAGACGCCCGAGCGGCGAAGCACGCTCGAGGCCGACTGGTGCTCTTCGACCGGCCTCTCAAAGTCGACCTGGTGTACAATAACCGGCGCAGGAGCCGCTCCCCGCTTTCCAAAGACAATTTCCCAACAGGACAAAGACACGTGCCCCCGCAGAGAACACTTTCGCCTACCGGTTTGGGCTACAGGGACTTCCGGTTACAGCAAATGGCGCTGAGCaatctccctcctcctcccctgCCTCACCTCACAGATGTTGAAAGAGATGCATATTACTCCCTATATGATGCCAGGAATCACGCTGCATTCCTTCCAGAATTCCACAATGACAACTCGTCGGCGGACGACCAGAGGGCAAACAGGACGTTGTTCCTCGGCAACCTGGACGTCAGCTTGACAGAGAATGACCTGCGGCGAGCGTTTGACCGCTTCGGCACCATAACCGAAGTAGACATTAAGCGAGCGGCGCGCGGCCAGAACAATTTTGGTTTTGTCAAGTTTGAAAATCTCGACATGGCCCATCGAGCCAAAGTGGCCATGTCGGGGAAAATGTTGGGCCGCAACCCCGTTAAAATTGGATATGGCAAGCCCACACCCACGACCAGGCTGTGGGTGGGAGGCCTCGGCTCGTGGGTTTCCCTCTCCGCCCTGGCTAAAGAGTTTGACCGCTTTGGCACCATCAGGACTATAGACTACAGGAAAGGCGAGTCCTCGGCTTACGTTCAGTATGAGAGCCTGGATGCCGCTCAGGCCGCGTGCGCCAACATGCGAGGCTTCCCTCTGGGCAGCTCCGACAGGAGACTGCGAGTAGACTTTGCTGACACCGAGCAGCACTACAAACAACAGCAGCAGTACAACCAGCCCCCTCTGGCCCTCCCGCATTACGACTCTATCACTCCGGCGTTCGATCACCGCTTCACCGACCCCATCAGAGAGCGGTCGCCGTTGCTACCTCCTCGCTTCCGTGAGCGTGAGCTTTCCTCTCCGGCCGAATGGTCCGGCTTGGGTGTCCACGAAAGGACGCGAGGGTCCGGCTTTCCGGCTCACCTGGAGAGACTTTCCCGTGAGCCCTGGACGGCGGAACGCGAGTGGGAGTTACAAAGAGGCGAAGGGAGTCGACGAAGACGACACCCGGAGCATGCGTGGCGCACGGATCGATCCCCTGACCACAACGGCACGCCGCGAAATGGCAGCCCAGTGAACGGAGGCGGCGATAGCGATGGCGAACGCTTGCCTCGCTCCGGTCGCCCATCCCCGACGAGAGGGCGCCCAAACAGTCAGGACCGGAGAAGAAGACCTCTCAGCCCGACCGCAGCCCCCTCAAACTCCCAGAGGGAGCGTAAGCGCAAACCTGCCGACAAACTGAAGAGCCCGGCGGGGAAGGACGACGTCTCCGGACGCACATCCGCTCAGAAGCTGAGTCACGTGTGGCAAGGTGTCCTCCTCCTGAAGAATAGCAGTTTCCCCACAGCGCTGCACCTGCTGGAAGGCGACATGGCGGTGGTCTCCAGACTGCTCCAAGAGGGCTCCAAGGACGTCCAAGCGTCTCAGCTGAAAATCAGCCAGCGCCTACGGATGGAGCCGCCCAAGCTGGAAGAGGTCTCCCGCCGCATCAAGGCCGCCGGACCCGGCGGCTACTCCGTGCTCCTAGCCGTGCCCGTCAAATCAGACGACGCGCCTCCAGACGGTAAAGACTCGATGGAGCGCCCGCTGAAGAACCTGGTGTCCTACCTGAAACAGAAGGAAGCGGCCGGCATTGTCAGCCTCCCCGTGGGCGGTGCCCGCGCCAAGGAGCACAGCGGCGTGCTTCACGCGTTCCCTCCATGTGAGTTCTCTATGCAGTTTATGGATGAGTCTGCAAAAGCTTTTGCTAAATCAGATGATGACTACATGGTGATGGTAATTATTCGAGGGGCatcgtga